From one Luteipulveratus mongoliensis genomic stretch:
- the dnaE gene encoding DNA polymerase III subunit alpha: MSDQAPSPSSDSFVHLHVHTEYSMLDGAAKNKALFAEAERLQMPALAMSDHGNMFGAYEFQEIAKDTSVKPIIGIEAYVAPSDRKLRKQEYWATGGQRTAGGDADGEGGKDISGGGRYTHMTMWAQNAQGLRNLFRLSSLASFEGYYMKPRMDREIISEHSSGIIATTGCPSGEVQTRLRLGQYDEALAAAAAYQDIFGKDNYFLELMDHGLDIERNVRHDLVKIARQLSIPLLATNDSHYVTEADADTHDNLLCIGVGKNKDDPNRFKFNGSGYYLKSAADMRELFRELPQACDNTLRVAEMVESYDDVFTFVDRMPSFTVPEGESQGSWLRKEVERGIHLRYGDNPSPEVLERVETEFKVIEPMGFSSYFLVVADICKYARDNGIPVGPGRGSATGSIVAYATRITELDPLEHGLLFERFLNPERINPPDVDLDFDDRKRDQMVRYVTDKYGADYTAQVNTFGTIKAKAAVKDASRILGKPFSVGDKISKTMPPDVMGKGVPLKELFNPEHSRYGEGAEIRALYEADPEVKQVIDTGLGLEGLTRGTGVHAAAVILSSTPLLDLIPMHRRDKDGTIITGFSYPQCEEMGLIKMDFLGLRNLGIIDHAISIIESNRDQKLSTETIPLDDTTTFELLARGDTLGVFQLDGGPMRNLLRLMVPTRFEDIAAVLALYRPGPMAANAHLNYAARKNNRQPIAPIHEELKEALEPILGTTYHLLVYQEQIMAIARELAGYTLGGADLLRRAMGKKKAEILEKEYANFQAGMKGNGYSDKAIQALWDVMLPFSGYAFNKSHTAGYGLVSYWTAYLKANYPAEYTAALLTSVQDTKDKMGIYLADARKLGIKVLPPDVNESFADFTAVGTDIRFGMAAVRNVGRNVVDGIVAAREEKGRFSSFEDFLRKVPAVVCNKRTIESLVKAGAFDDLQHPRQGLVHIHEPYVDSLAEEKKHEAMGQDSLFSDLASDEGAVQLAALPPIPDIEWDKQTLLAFEREMLGLYVSDHPLYGIEHVLAQHADTSIARLSGDEGPPDGTPVTIAGLITGLQIKRTKKGDLWAIATVEDLDGAVECLFFPSTYMTVSTMLSQDVVCVVKGRVNRRDEQVAINAMELTLPELKEGPRGPVQLTMPLARATNGLAERLKGVLGEHPGVTEVHLKLTQPGRSVTVKLDDAHRVTASPALFGDLKALLGPACLS; this comes from the coding sequence ATGAGCGACCAGGCACCCTCCCCGTCCAGCGACAGCTTTGTGCACCTGCACGTGCACACCGAGTACTCCATGCTGGATGGGGCGGCCAAGAACAAGGCGCTGTTCGCCGAGGCCGAACGCCTCCAGATGCCGGCGCTGGCGATGTCCGACCACGGCAACATGTTCGGTGCCTACGAGTTCCAGGAGATCGCCAAGGACACCTCGGTCAAGCCGATCATCGGCATCGAGGCGTATGTCGCACCGAGCGACCGCAAGCTGCGCAAGCAGGAGTACTGGGCAACGGGCGGGCAGCGTACTGCTGGTGGCGACGCCGACGGCGAGGGTGGCAAGGACATCTCCGGTGGTGGTCGCTACACCCACATGACGATGTGGGCGCAGAACGCTCAGGGGCTGCGCAACCTGTTCCGGTTGTCCTCGTTGGCCAGCTTCGAGGGCTACTACATGAAGCCCCGGATGGACCGCGAGATCATCTCCGAGCACTCCAGCGGCATCATCGCGACGACGGGCTGTCCCTCGGGCGAGGTGCAGACGCGGCTGCGCCTGGGTCAGTACGACGAGGCGCTGGCCGCAGCGGCGGCGTACCAGGACATCTTCGGCAAGGACAATTACTTCCTCGAGCTGATGGATCACGGTCTGGACATCGAGCGCAACGTGCGCCACGACCTGGTCAAGATCGCCCGCCAGCTGAGCATCCCGCTGCTGGCGACCAACGACAGCCACTACGTCACCGAGGCCGACGCCGACACCCACGACAACCTGCTCTGCATCGGCGTCGGCAAGAACAAGGACGACCCCAACCGCTTCAAGTTCAACGGCTCGGGCTACTACCTCAAGTCCGCTGCGGACATGCGCGAGCTCTTCCGCGAGCTGCCGCAGGCGTGCGACAACACGCTTCGAGTGGCCGAGATGGTGGAGTCGTACGACGACGTCTTCACCTTCGTCGACCGGATGCCGTCGTTCACCGTGCCGGAGGGCGAGTCGCAGGGTTCCTGGCTGCGCAAGGAGGTCGAGCGCGGGATCCACCTGCGCTACGGCGACAACCCCAGCCCCGAGGTCCTGGAGCGGGTCGAGACCGAGTTCAAGGTCATCGAGCCGATGGGCTTCTCCTCCTACTTCCTCGTCGTCGCCGACATCTGCAAGTACGCCCGCGACAACGGCATCCCGGTCGGCCCGGGCCGAGGCTCGGCGACCGGCTCGATCGTGGCGTACGCGACCCGGATCACCGAGCTGGACCCGCTGGAGCACGGGCTGCTGTTCGAGCGGTTCCTCAACCCCGAGCGCATCAACCCGCCCGATGTCGACCTCGACTTCGATGACCGCAAGCGCGACCAGATGGTCCGCTACGTCACCGACAAGTACGGCGCCGACTACACCGCGCAGGTCAACACCTTCGGCACCATCAAGGCCAAGGCTGCCGTCAAGGACGCGAGCCGGATCCTCGGCAAGCCGTTCTCGGTCGGCGACAAGATCAGCAAGACCATGCCGCCCGATGTCATGGGCAAGGGTGTCCCGCTCAAGGAGCTGTTCAACCCCGAGCACAGTCGTTACGGCGAGGGCGCGGAGATCAGGGCGCTCTACGAGGCAGATCCCGAGGTCAAGCAGGTCATCGACACAGGCCTTGGCCTGGAGGGTCTGACCCGCGGCACGGGCGTGCACGCGGCCGCCGTCATCCTGTCCTCGACCCCGCTGCTGGATCTCATCCCGATGCACCGTCGGGACAAGGACGGCACGATCATCACCGGCTTCTCCTACCCGCAGTGCGAGGAGATGGGCCTGATCAAGATGGACTTCCTGGGTCTGCGCAACCTGGGCATCATCGATCACGCGATCTCCATCATCGAGTCCAACCGCGACCAGAAGCTCTCGACCGAGACGATCCCGCTGGACGACACGACGACGTTCGAGCTGCTGGCACGCGGTGACACCCTGGGTGTCTTTCAGCTCGACGGCGGCCCGATGCGCAACCTGCTGCGGCTGATGGTGCCGACCCGGTTCGAGGACATCGCCGCGGTGCTCGCGCTCTACCGCCCCGGTCCGATGGCCGCGAACGCGCACCTCAACTACGCCGCGCGCAAGAACAACCGGCAGCCGATCGCGCCCATCCACGAGGAGCTGAAGGAGGCTCTCGAGCCCATCCTCGGGACGACCTACCACCTGCTCGTCTACCAGGAGCAGATCATGGCGATCGCCCGCGAGCTCGCGGGCTACACCCTCGGCGGCGCAGACCTGCTGCGTCGTGCAATGGGTAAGAAGAAGGCCGAGATCCTGGAGAAGGAGTACGCCAACTTCCAGGCCGGTATGAAGGGCAATGGCTACTCCGACAAGGCGATTCAGGCGTTGTGGGACGTCATGCTGCCGTTCTCGGGCTACGCGTTCAACAAATCCCACACCGCCGGCTACGGGCTGGTGTCGTACTGGACGGCCTACCTCAAGGCCAACTACCCGGCCGAGTACACCGCCGCGCTGCTCACCTCGGTGCAGGACACCAAGGACAAGATGGGCATCTATCTGGCCGACGCGCGCAAGCTCGGCATCAAGGTGCTGCCGCCCGACGTCAACGAGTCGTTCGCGGACTTCACCGCTGTCGGCACCGACATCCGGTTCGGCATGGCCGCAGTGCGCAACGTCGGTCGCAACGTCGTCGACGGCATCGTGGCCGCGCGCGAGGAGAAGGGTCGGTTCAGCTCCTTCGAGGACTTCTTGCGCAAGGTGCCCGCGGTGGTCTGTAACAAGCGCACCATCGAATCCCTCGTCAAGGCAGGGGCGTTCGACGATCTGCAGCACCCGCGACAGGGGCTCGTGCACATCCACGAGCCCTACGTCGACTCTCTCGCCGAGGAGAAGAAGCACGAGGCGATGGGTCAGGACAGCCTGTTCAGTGACTTGGCCAGCGACGAGGGCGCTGTTCAGCTCGCCGCGCTGCCACCCATCCCGGACATCGAGTGGGACAAGCAGACGCTGCTGGCTTTCGAGCGGGAGATGCTCGGGCTGTACGTCTCCGACCATCCTCTCTACGGCATCGAGCACGTGCTGGCACAGCACGCCGACACCTCGATCGCCCGGCTCTCAGGTGACGAGGGTCCGCCTGACGGGACGCCGGTGACGATCGCCGGGCTGATCACGGGTCTGCAGATCAAGCGCACCAAGAAGGGCGATCTGTGGGCGATTGCGACCGTTGAGGACCTCGACGGTGCGGTGGAGTGCTTGTTCTTCCCCTCGACCTACATGACCGTGTCGACGATGCTCAGCCAGGACGTCGTCTGCGTGGTCAAGGGACGGGTCAACCGGCGCGATGAGCAGGTCGCCATCAACGCCATGGAGCTGACTCTGCCCGAGCTGAAGGAAGGGCCTCGGGGTCCGGTGCAGCTGACGATGCCGCTGGCTCGCGCGACCAACGGCCTGGCCGAGCGGCTCAAGGGCGTGCTCGGTGAGCACCCCGGCGTCACCGAGGTGCACCTCAAGCTCACCCAGCCCGGTCGTTCGGTGACGGTCAAGCTCGACGACGCGCACCGCGTCACCGCCTCACCGGCCCTCTTCGGCGATCTCAAAGCGCTTCTGGGACCGGCCTGCTTGAGCTAG
- a CDS encoding RluA family pseudouridine synthase yields the protein MSDVRALSVPDGLEGERVDAAVARLLGFSRTRAAELAAEGAISVDHKQVGKSDRVSAGQWLEVQMPERVGPRQPEVKPVLVPGLKVIHEDSEIIVVNKPLGVAAHPSVGWDGPDVVSGLAAAGYRISTSGAAERQGIVQRLDVGTSGLMVVAKSERAYTVLKQAFRDRTVEKTYHAIVQGLPDPVVGTIEAPIGRHPGHDYKFAVMTSGRPSVTHYEVIEAFRSASMLKIHLETGRTHQIRVHFSALHHPCVGDPLYGSDPTVAKKLGLDRQWLHAVELSFEHPGSGEWVTYTSDYPEDLQRALDRIREL from the coding sequence GTGAGTGATGTCAGGGCGTTGTCCGTGCCCGACGGACTCGAAGGCGAACGTGTCGATGCGGCCGTAGCCCGGCTGCTCGGCTTCTCGCGGACCAGAGCCGCCGAGCTGGCAGCCGAGGGTGCGATCTCGGTGGACCACAAGCAGGTCGGCAAGTCCGACCGGGTCAGCGCCGGGCAGTGGCTCGAGGTGCAGATGCCCGAGCGGGTCGGACCGCGCCAGCCGGAGGTCAAGCCGGTGCTCGTGCCGGGTCTGAAGGTCATCCACGAGGACTCCGAGATCATCGTGGTCAACAAACCTCTCGGTGTCGCGGCGCACCCCAGCGTCGGCTGGGACGGCCCAGACGTGGTCAGCGGGCTGGCTGCGGCCGGCTACCGCATCTCGACCTCAGGCGCCGCCGAGCGCCAGGGCATCGTGCAGCGACTCGACGTCGGGACCAGCGGCCTCATGGTGGTGGCCAAGAGCGAGCGCGCCTACACGGTGCTGAAGCAGGCGTTTCGCGACCGCACGGTCGAGAAGACCTATCACGCGATCGTGCAGGGGTTGCCCGATCCGGTTGTCGGCACCATCGAGGCACCGATCGGTCGGCACCCGGGTCACGACTACAAGTTCGCCGTGATGACGTCCGGGCGCCCGAGCGTCACCCACTACGAGGTCATCGAGGCCTTCCGTTCCGCGTCCATGCTCAAGATCCACCTGGAGACCGGGCGTACGCACCAGATCCGGGTGCACTTCTCCGCGCTGCACCATCCGTGCGTCGGCGACCCGCTCTACGGATCGGATCCCACGGTGGCCAAGAAGCTCGGGCTGGACCGGCAGTGGCTGCACGCCGTCGAGCTGTCCTTCGAGCATCCCGGCAGCGGCGAGTGGGTCACCTACACCAGTGACTACCCGGAGGATCTGCAGCGCGCGCTGGACCGCATCCGCGAGCTCTGA
- the lspA gene encoding signal peptidase II — protein MQAASGAPLSATRDGSTDDAESEERAVPPESPSATPSPDPSADESPVAPAESVEAPKPGLAVRKVVLLVAVAVIAYLLDQGSKAWVVSALDPGDPHEVVGSLLRLRRTSNPGAAFSIATNATWVLTVVACCVIAATVYVARKLRSRAWACALGLLIGGALGNLTDRFFRSPGGGKGHVVDFLELPHWPIFNVADMSIVSAAVLICILAFIGIGVDGTRVSPDEDVSDDPDSDAASDDAEDSSSTDGDEEPKPRQGSTRL, from the coding sequence ATGCAAGCAGCTTCAGGAGCGCCACTGAGCGCGACACGGGACGGATCCACCGACGATGCCGAGTCGGAGGAGCGTGCTGTGCCGCCTGAGAGTCCGAGCGCCACACCGAGTCCAGACCCGTCCGCTGACGAGTCGCCCGTAGCACCGGCTGAATCCGTCGAGGCGCCCAAGCCGGGCCTCGCGGTGCGCAAGGTCGTCCTGCTGGTGGCGGTCGCCGTCATCGCCTACCTGCTCGACCAGGGCAGCAAGGCCTGGGTCGTGAGCGCTCTCGACCCAGGCGATCCGCACGAGGTCGTCGGCAGCCTCCTGCGACTACGGCGTACGTCCAACCCGGGTGCGGCTTTCTCCATCGCGACCAACGCGACCTGGGTGCTCACCGTCGTCGCCTGCTGTGTCATCGCAGCGACCGTCTATGTCGCGCGCAAGCTCCGCAGCCGCGCGTGGGCCTGCGCGCTCGGGCTCTTGATCGGCGGAGCACTCGGCAACCTCACGGACCGGTTCTTCAGGTCACCAGGCGGTGGCAAGGGCCACGTCGTCGACTTCCTCGAGCTGCCGCACTGGCCGATCTTCAACGTCGCCGACATGAGCATCGTCAGCGCGGCCGTGCTGATCTGCATCCTGGCCTTCATCGGCATCGGCGTGGACGGCACGCGCGTCTCACCGGATGAGGATGTCTCCGATGACCCCGACAGCGACGCCGCCTCGGACGATGCCGAGGACTCAAGCAGCACCGATGGCGACGAGGAGCCCAAGCCGCGACAGGGTTCCACTCGGCTGTGA